A single Venturia canescens isolate UGA chromosome 1, ASM1945775v1, whole genome shotgun sequence DNA region contains:
- the LOC122413718 gene encoding protein hairy-like isoform X2, with amino-acid sequence MHGAGNEMWELQEKANKPLMEKRRRARINQSLAALKALILDSARLENTKHSKLEKADILELTVRHLQRQRSLTQPGLSRYKAGYQDCSREVSRYLDAPDIITGNTSPMDPAVKQRLLRHLDSCVSELDLDLGSRPDSGLGSSPGSVNERVTGATSPSPLEHHVTPAPHCSTALNPAIIKSEMPEMETARPDSSTTAGDENNNSSRPNSAFSQVNPGVLDPHNPTVMSLEQASTSSQNPNMLSVVQVIPSRLPDGQVVFLLPSHYVQLAAAAAANGISIGPNPPTAIWAATNMSLLKATDKLAKRPHEPEIGQDWSQDGSKSSKSPRIEQPEQPLDFTTSKKLQVTRTLGNENPNVIPAQHHLEQAPLHHIQQQHQLQQQQQQQQQHQQQQQHQQQQQLPMTEHTEISMIQEDEDEDARPSSQAGCELVRISSPSPVCQPQPVKDEEGMWRPW; translated from the exons ATGCACGGAGCCGGCAACGAGATGTGGGAACTTCAAGAGAAG GCGAACAAACCACTGATGGAGAAACGGCGGAGAGCAAGGATCAATCAGTCGTTGGCGGCGCTGAAGGCCCTGATACTTGACAGCGCTCGTCTCGAGAATACCAAGCACAGTAAATTGGAAAAAGCCGACATACTGGAACTCACAGTACGGCACTTACAGCGTCAAAGATCACTCACGCAGCCTGGACTCTCCAGGTACAAAGCCGGATATCAGGATTGTTCCAGAGAG GTAAGCCGTTACCTCGATGCTCCAGACATAATAACTGGGAATACGTCGCCGATGGATCCGGCGGTGAAGCAAAGGTTGTTGCGCCATCTGGACAGTTGCGTTTCGGAGCTTGATTTGGATTTGGGTTCGAGGCCGGACAGTGGTCTCGGGAGTAGTCCGGGCAGCGTGAACGAGCGCGTTACCGGTGCGACGAGTCCATCGCCATTGGAGCATCACGTGACCCCGGCGCCGCATTGTAGCACGGCCTTGAATCCGGCAATAATTAAGTCCGAAATGCCGGAAATGGAAACGGCACGTCCGGACAGTAGTACGACCGCGGGCGACGAGAACAACAACAGTAGTCGGCCAAACTCGGCGTTCAGTCAGGTCAATCCTGGGGTTCTAGATCCGCACAATCCAACGGTAATGAGCCTCGAGCAGGCCTCAACTTCCAGTCAGAACCCGAACATGCTATCGGTCGTGCAAGTCATACCATCTCGATTGCCCGACGGCCAGGTCGTCTTTCTCCTCCCTAGTCATTACGTGCAATTGGCAGCGGCAGCCGCTGCCAACGGCATAAGCATCGGCCCGAATCCACCAACGGCTATCTGGGCAGCGACCAACATGTCTCTCCTCAAGGCAACGGACAAGCTCGCCAAGAGGCCACACGAGCCTGAAATCGGCCAAGATTGGTCCCAGGACGGTTCCAAGTCCTCCAAGAGTCCCAGAATCGAGCAACCCGAGCAGCCCCTTGATTTCACGACCTCGAAAAAGCTCCAGGTCACGAGAACTCTCGGGAATGAAAATCCTAACGTCATTCCAGCTCAGCATCACCTCGAGCAAGCGCCCTTGCATCACATCCAGCAACAACATCAgttgcagcagcagcagcagcagcagcagcaacatcaacagcagcaacagcatcagcagcagcagcagctacCAATGACGGAACACACGGAAATTTCGATGATACAGGAAGACGAGGATGAGGATGCAAGACCTTCTAGTCAAGCGGGCTGCGAATTAGTGAGAATCTCATCACCCTCGCCCGTGTGCCAGCCACAGCCGGTCAAAGATGAAGAGGGCATGTGGAGACCTTGGTAA